Proteins encoded within one genomic window of Humulus lupulus chromosome 1, drHumLupu1.1, whole genome shotgun sequence:
- the LOC133818090 gene encoding uncharacterized protein LOC133818090, with protein sequence MAATETMGVDLILNRALNEFTSAMLTLTTGRIHLGAVTKQARTSKQRHEDELKAAEAKHAKQLAVVAEEKAQLAKELEEKQRSLEKVREQRDQFKESNRFNFQAAQ encoded by the exons atggctgctacAGAGACAATGGGAGTTGACCTGATCCTGAACCGTGCCCtgaacgagttcaccagt GCCATGCTGACCCTCACTACCGGCCGAATCCACTTGGGTGCCGTCACCAAGCAGGCCAGAACTTCGAAGCAACGGCACGAGGATGAACTTAAAGctgctgaggccaaacatgctaaACAGCTGGCAGTGGTGGCtgaggaaaaggcccaactggctaaggagttggaggagaagcagagGTCTCTGGAGAAAGTTcgcgagcagagggaccaatttAAGGAGTCAAATCGCTTTAACTTCCAAGCGGCCCAATAG